CATTGCCTTAGTCTTCTGAATACCTAATCCTGGGATATAGTTTTATTTTTCAGCGGGACAATTACATCAATTGTAATGCCAAAGACACATCAAAATGGCTTTACAATAGTTGTTGAGTGGTCCAGTCCTGAatggtccagtctcagtccttacgtaaatctgcttgaaaatctgagACAAGATTGgaatattgctgtccatcaatgaCTTCCAACCAAATTTACTGAGCTTGACAAATTTTAACTGTGGATAAatgttgccctaagagttgtGCAAAGTTTGTAGAATCTGATTTAAATTCTTTCACAGCTGTAATTACTACCAAAGGTActtccaccaagtattaactctggggtgtAAAGACATATGCCATCAAGACatcttagtttttttttttttatacattttgaaaatattttcactttggaaatgtggagtaggttgtgcACATCTgtaggaaaaaaatatataatttaatacattttcatatGTAATTTAAAGGCAGCAAAATGTGGAGActgtgcaaggggtgtgtagacATTCACTAAGCACTGTACATTCATACTGTACATTCAAACTGTAGGCTACATTATTATTAGTCCGAACCTGGAAAGATACTACTGTCCAAGTACTTTCTTTATTACAACTTAATGGCATACATTTTGAGTAGCTTCAACACTTCAGACAAAACCATTGATGTCTTCAAGACTTTGATTTGTGCCGGTGTTAATGTCCAGAGTCTTCGCTCTGAAGTTTTGCAAAATAAATGACTCTGTTGTACTATGTCTCCTATAGGGTAGACTTGGTGGTCCACTCTTTGAAGGATTTGCCCACGGCTCTGCCTCCTGGCTTTACCATAGGAGCTGTGCTAAAGTAAGTCAACACAATAGTGCCTCTGTAAGGATCCACAGAGAAAAAACACACTGTCCTAATTCATCTGGGCTTCTTTTGTTTGTGTTCAGACGTTACACTGGTTTGGTGTGAAACACTATCAGTTTAACTCAGATATTGTAATATATTTAAAGATCTTTCTTTTAAATAGTATACAGGTTCCTACACATAGATTTCATTGACAATATAGATTTGAAATCATGATCTAGCTAGCCTAGCTACGTGTGTAGACATTTATTTTGAATACTCCGAGCGCACTCGAGTGTATCACTTTCTGAATATCTACTATTGAAGTAGGATTGTCTTCACCACAACTGTGGAATGAATTAGCCTCCGATATTTTAATGGTAAATATTTGTTTTGAGTGGTGGCAgcgtagcccagtggttagagcattgaactaataaccgaaaggttgcaagatcgaatcccagagctgacaaggtatacatctgtcattctgcccctgaacaggcagttaacccactgttcctaggccgtcattgaaaataagaatttgctcttaactgacttgcctagttaaataaaggtattttaaatatatatatttgttttgctTCCTGTTCTTTTAAGGCGGGAGAACCCCCATGATGCAGTGGTCTTGCATCCCAAAAACACGGGCAAATCCCTCGACACCCTGCCCGACAAGAGGTACGAAACACAGTTGAATTTTACTCATGACACTGTTTGAAGATTCTTTTCCTATCTTTTTTAAAGGAGTGGCTTGACATTGATCTTGATTTATTTTTATAGTGTGATAGGCACAAGTTCGCTGCGACGGGCTGCTCAGCTAAAGAAACGATTCCCCCACCTTGAGTTTAAAGATATTGTATCCTTTCACTCACCGCCACCCACAGTATAGCGAAATGTCAAAACAGGATCTTCATTTCAAATCGGATGCACATCATATCAGTAATGACTATATCTGTAGAGGGTTGTGAGTTTGTTTCCTTAGTGGGGTTTTTTCCAGCGAGGAAACCTTAACACGAGGTTGAAGAAGCTGGATGAAAAGGACGACTTCTCTGCCATTATTCTGGCTGCAGCTGGACTCCGTCGCATGGGCTGGGAGAGCCGAGTCAGCCAGGTAGCTACTTACAACATTCCACTTCACAACACCTTGTCCATACCAAGATTTATCTTAATGCATAAAGATTCAGTTGTATGTGGTTTATAGAAAATATGTAAGCCCTACTGTATACGGTgccttcggaaagcattcagaccccttgactttttcctcattttgttatgttacagccttattgattacatctttttttctcaccaatctacatactaccccataatgacaaaatgcaaacaggttttcagaaatgtttgcaaatgtattaaaaataaaaacagaaaacccttatttacataagtattcagaccctttgctatgagaccagAAATGGAGGCcaggtgcatcctttttccattgatcatccttgagatgtttccacaacttggttggagtccacctgtggtaaattcaattgattgaacatgatgatttggaaaggcacacatctgtctatataatgttccacagttgacagtgcatgtcaaagcaaaaaccaagccatgaggttgaaggaattgtccgtagagctccgagacaggattgtgtcgaggtacagatctggggaatggtaccaaaacatttctgaagcattgaaggtcctcaagaacacagtggcctccatcattcttaaatggaagaagtttgtaattAACCAACATTTTTCCTAGAgttggccacccagccaaactgagcaaccgggggagaagggaggtcagggaggtgaccaagaacccgatggtgactctgatagagtcagagagagttcctctgtggagataggagaaccttccagatggacaaccatctctgcagcactccaccaatcaggcctttatggtagagttaccagatggaagccactcctcagtaaaagacaccggacagcctgcttggagtttgctaaaaggcacctaaacactcataccatgagaaaaaagattctcttgtctgatgaaaccaagattgatctctttggccagaatgccaagcgtcatgtgtggtggaaacctggcaccatccctactttgaagcatggtggtggtggcagcatcatgctatggggatgtttttcagcggcagcgactgggagactagtcaggatcgtggcaaagatgaacggagccaagtacagtgagatccttgaagaaaacctaccccagagtgctcaggacctcagactagggcaaaggttcaccttccaaccggacaacaaccctaagcacacagccaagacaatgcaggagtggcttcggggcaagtctctgaatgtccttgagtggcccagccagagcccggacctgaacccgatcaaacatgtctggagagacctgaaaatagctgtgcagcaatgctcttcATCCAACTtgccagagcttgagaggatttacagagaagaatgggagaaactccccaaatacaggtgtgccaagcttgtagcgtcatacccaagaagactcaagactaTATTCGCTGACAAAGCTGCtttttaacaaagtactgagtaaagggtctgaatacttatgtaaatgtgatatgtccgtttttttgttttaatacatttgcagaaataaaataaaaaacagtttttaCTTCGTCATTtttggttattgtgtgtagatttgatgaggggggaaaaatgattgaaaccattttagaataaggatgtaacgtaacaaaaagtggaaaaagtcaaggggtctgaaaactttacGAATTCATAGTATCTTTAATTTGTGTCTTTGCATTTGAAGATCCTGGGCCCTGAGGACTGTATGTACGCTGTTGGACAGGTGGGTAGATTTATTTTATGAAGGAGAAATGTACAACTTTAGCTCCTATACCTGTGGTCCTTATTCCATTGTGTAATAACAAAAAACGCTAAACTGTTATTAAAACTGAACATTTTACCTTGAAAGGGTATATCATAGTTGCTAACCCATTATCTCCAGGCCTTCGTCCGAGACCCCTTTTGGcactgtatacagttgaagtcggaagcttacatacacttagattggagtcattaaaacttgtttttctaccactccacaaatgtctttcttaactaactatagttttggcaagtcggttaggacatctactttgtgcatgacacaagtaatttttccaacaattgtttacagacagatttcacttataattcactgtgtcacaattccagggggtcagaagtttacatacactaagttgactgtgcctttaaacagcttgaaaatgatgtcatggctttaggagcttctgataggctaattaacatcatttgactcaattggaggtggtacctgtggatgtatttcaaggccgaccttcaaactcagtgcctctttgcttgacatcatgggaaaatctaaataaatcagccaagacctcagaaaaacaattggagacctccacaagtctggttcatctttgggagcaatttccaaatgcctgaaggtaccatgttcatctgtacaaacaatagtactcaagtataaacaccatgggaccacacagccgtcataccgctcaggaaggagacgcgttctgtctcatagagatgaacgtactttggtatgaaaagtgcaaatcaatcccagaacaacagcaaaggaccttgtgaagatactggaagaaacaggtacaaaagtatctctagccacagtaaaacaagtccaatatcgacataacctgaaagcccGCTCAGAAAGAAGcttctgctccaaaaccgccataaaaaagacagactacggtttgcaaatgtacatggggataaagatcatactttttggagaaatgttctctggtctgatgaaacaaaaatagaactgtttggccatcgttatgtttggaggaaaaagggggagacttgcaagtcgaagaacaccatcccaaccgtgaagcatgggggtggcagcatcatgttgtgggggtactttgctgcaggagggactggtgcatgtcacaaaatagatgtcatcacgaggaaagaaaatgatgtagatacattgaagcaacatcccagaaatcagcttggtcgcaaatgggtcttccaaatggacaatgaccccaagcatacttccaaagttgtgacaaaatggcttaaggacaacaaagtcaaggttttggagtggccatcacaaagctctgacctcaatcctatagaaaatgtgtgggcagaactaaaaaagcgtgtgtgagcaaggaggcctacaaacctgactcagttacaccagctctatcagaaggaatgggccaatattcacccaacttattgtgggaagcttgtggaaggctacgtgaaatgtttgacccaagttaaacaatttaaaggcaatgctaccaaatactaattgagtgtatgtaaacttctgacccactgggaatgtgatgaaagatataaaagctgaaataaatcattctctctactgatattgacatttcacattcttaaaataaagtggtgatactaactgacctcagacagggaacttttactgggattaaatgtcaggaattgtgaaaaaactgaatttaaatgtatttggctaaagtgaatgtaaacttccgacttcaactgtaagaatTTTCAGCGTGGTCTTAACTGACTGAGGGTCCAATGCTTGGCTGTGTTCCAGGGGGCTATTGCCATTGAGGTGCGGGCCaaggacaaggacatcctggaGATGGTGTCTGTTCTGCACGACCCCAACACGGTCCTGCGCTGTATAGCAGAGCGAGCCTTCCTCAGACGACTGGCaagtctcactctgtctcctagATGTTTTATTATAGTGTTTGTCCAGTGTATCTGTGAATTGTTGGCTGCTAGTGAATTGTTGATGCTACTTAATGTTGATACTCGTATAGGACAAGTTTCCCAGACTCAGATTTGCCTCGGTCTAATCCTGGACTAAAAAGTATGCTCAACGGAGAATCATCATTGAAAGGGCTTTTTAGTCTAGGACGAGGCTTAATCTTTGCCTAGGAAACCGGCATTTGAGGTACAATTTCAAGTGAAAGTAGAAgtctttacatttaaaaaaaataataaagtaaTGGTAGACTTTAAAATTATGTCACATAAACAGTACTTAAAAGGGCAATCCGGAGTTGAAACAATCACAACGCGTACACCCCACCTctttttggtaaaaagctgatggaggggtctggagaaatgtaaccactcacaAATTTGTAAACAGAGCTATGACTAACCATCTAAGATttaaaaattatagttttaaacATGTTTATAGGCAATACagtgtttaaatatatatatatatatatacaatgtttacaaacattggagtagaACGGTTATATTTTGTGTTCTGAttgggtacgacagttgaactaagctcatgaggcatttctaaATTACATTCCTCAATAATAAATGGGTATAAATCATTACAGTGCATCAGTataccagtacatcactgggccgaACACCCTGCCATTCAGgctgtgtcagagaaaggccccaaAACTTCATGcatccagccacccaagtcataaactgttctcattgctaccgcacggcaaatggtaccgatgcaccaagtctgtaaccaacaggaccctgaacagcttctacccccaagccataagactgctcaataaactgaacaaaaatactgaggagtatttctgtctgtaatataaagccctttttgtgggggaaaactctTTCTGATTGGcaaggcctggctccccagtgggaggGCCTATGCCCTGCAAGTCATGTAAAATTCACACATTAGGGCCTAATgagtttatttcaattgactgatttccttatatgaacagtaactcagtaaaatctttgcaaTTGTTGCACGTTAcgtttatatttatgttcagtatagttagtccaggtagctattggttaactatttaacgaTCTGACCATTTTTTTGTCTCATCACATATACCgatgctactgtttattatctgtccCATTGAATaatcactttattcctagttataccgtattaatattattattacatatctagctcaattacctcatacccctgcacaccGACTCGGTACTGGTTGTATATAGATAGCAAAGTTATCaatactcattgtgtatttattattacttgttGTAACTTTTATATTATTTCTCAATTTTATTTGTCTCTGCGTTGCTGGGAAGGGGTCGTaatcaagcatttcactgttagtctacacctattGTTTACGAAGGATGttacaaatacaatttcattttatttcatgaatttgtcatttaaaaaaatgtatgcagcaacTGCAGATTACCCCCTTTAACCAAATGTCAATGTTTTCTTGAATGTCCCATTATATTTGACTGTCTACACTCCAGTGTAATCACTTTTGTTTGTTGTAGGAGGGGGGTTGCAGTGTACCAGTTGCTGTCCACACTGAAGTCAAGGGCTCTCAGGTGAGGGCTTATGACATTTGCTAACGTGCATGCGTGTGTCATCGCATATCCATGGTTGCGTTCTTGCGTGTGTGCCTTTTGCAACTGTTGTTTTTTATTTACCCCAGCTCTACCTGACGGGTGCAGTGTACAGCCTGGATGGTTCAGACAGCCTCAAGGAGACCATGCAGACCAGCATTGCTTCAGACAATAAGGTCCGACTACTGATTTCTCACTCCCAGTCAGAACACAAATGAACCTCTTCTCATTAAACGTGTCAGCTCACCAAGGGGCTCCCTTCTCAGGGCATATTTATTTAGTTTATTTAAGCCGTCTTTTCTCTGTGGTAGGTGGAAGAGCGAGTGGATGAGTGGGTCCAGCGAGTTGGCGTCACAGCGAACAACATGCCAGGCCCGGCCCAGGATGCTTCTGAGAAGCTAGGTCTAGACCTGGCCAATCTACTGCTGAGTAAAGGGGCTAAGGAGATCCTTACCGTGGCCAGGGAGCTCAACGATGCGCGATAAACTCACTCTGTGCCCCCAGCTGGGTCTGGAGGTGTAACCTGCACTTACCGGTAGTCCATACTAATATTAAAGCCCACACATGCCTGACTGAAGACTCATGATATAGAATAGCACCACTAGACCTGGGTTCGAATAGTATGTGTTTTCATTTAGAGTTTGATTTAGCCTGCTTTCAGCGCCAGAACATTAATGTACAGGtgactgccaaaataatggaaacacttgagtaaatgacgGCTACAAAGTATATTAATATTAAAAACAGGTGCTTCCACAGACGtttggttcctgagttaattaagtcATTAGgttcccatcatgcttaggggtcatgtataaaaatactGGGCAGGCCATAGGATCACAATGCCCTCATCCACAGGGCACGAATGTAcgctgaatggtttgatgagcatgaaaacaatgtaaGCCGTATGCCATGGctatctcagtcaccagatctcaacccaattgaacacatGGGAGGTTCTGAAGCAGCGCCTGagagtgttttccaccaccatcaacaaaacaccaaatgatggaatttatcGTGGAAGAAGGTTGTCGCCTCCTGCTAATAGAGGTGCATTGAAGCTggtctggctcgtggtggcccaacgccctctCAAAACACtttgtgtttcctttattttggcagttacctgtacacaCGTTGAGGGACTCCATTTCTAACTGTTGTTGGGATCATGCTACCTCTTTCATCAACAGAGCTCTGATAATCTTGTTTGGTGAATGACGTGTGTGACATATTAGTGATGTCTATTTAACAGACCCAGAACATGCAAGCTACAGTGACAAACTCTAGCCTATGATTACTATCAGACCAAGTCTAAGGCCACCTGTCTACAACACCAGCGCCAATATTATTATtacgtgtatatatattttttatttccctTGATCGATGGAATACTATGGCAAGACAATTAGGAAAGCGCTGCCTATAAACAAACGCTAAACACTGGATGCCGTACAAAAACTAAATGTTGGATACTTGTGGCATTTTCCTTTCAGCGTGTTCACATAAGTTTCATGTGTTTTGATCCTGGGAGGATTTTTATTGCTTACAATGTTTTGCTGTACCAATTTGAAGAACGTAAAAGCAGCGTAAAATGACACCCAACAAACGTCCTCCGCATACTTCAAaacagggcctgtattcatgaagcgtctcagagtaggagagcTGACCAGGTACTCCCCGGCCATGTGGTCTTATTCATGATGTTcaaatctgatcctagatcaggtgTGGTATTTTCACTGTGTGTACTTGATCCAGCCTACCACTCCACGACTTCAGAATTGAACAAGAATTCCATAACCATCCCACTAGATATTGCTCATATGgtaactatgtgtgtgtgtgtgtgttattaataAAATAGAGAAATTAATTGACCATACTATAGTTGTAGGCTATCTTTTAGATATGTTGTGGCATTTGTTAACAAACCTTATGCTGTCAGATAGCATAGTTTTGTGCCTtactttagtttctgtctatatgGCTGCTGTGTGTATAGCTTTGCTTACAAACGTATTACCTTGAACTACAAATAGGCATTTTCCCTTGTATCCCTTGAACATGCACAGGTGTTCCTGGGTGTCGCCCCATTGTGAGCCCTCTAActtatatttttgcagaattcaaTTATGTTGCATCGTGTTATATTAAGTGGCGTTATGTTGTCTTGACTATCGATACTCGAAGGCGTAGAGAGGGTGGTTGTGCCATATTTCTGTTTCTGCAGCTTTCTGCTTTCCGCTGTTGTGCTCAGACATTTTAAGGAGACGCTGGTCAAATGATACTTGCCATACCATCTAGTCATTCAATATTGCAGCATTCAGCATGATATGACAGAATGTGGAAATGTATTGCAATCTGAAAGGGTGATGCTTTTGCTTTGCCACCTTCGTTAATTCTGTGTCATTAAAAGGAGGCAGCCTCAATTAAAGCCACTTGTTACTCTCTAGCTTGTACATTGAAAGTATTTCATTTGATTCGTAGTTTATTATTCAACCAatgtttggtggagcagcagaGTTTTCAAATAAGCGTTTTCATTTTCTTAATCCTCTTCGTTCTTCTCGGGTCTTAAAGGAGCAATCTGCAAGCGCTTCAACCATTTTGGGACTTCTGAGTTAATTAAATGTACCCATTGAttgttgaagaatataacttagaaatgcctcacaagcttagttcaactgtcgtaccccattagAAACCATAATATAAGCTTTTttcactccaatgtttgtaaacaaagtaaaaatCAACAAACATGCCTCAAAATATGGGTAAAACCATAATTgtaatatcatggatggtcagtctttgcatccatagctctgtctatgaatttgagagtggttacaaccctatccctcagctttttaccaaaacaggcgTGGGGAAAACacattgttattgtttcaactgctgattgtaGCTTTAAAGGGAAAGTTCACTATTTTACAAATTTCCTTACCCTGAAAGTGATCTGGCCTAGGAGAAGCTAATCCATGTTTAGGTTTTCTTTAATTAGCCACTACAAACTTAAGATAACTTTGGCCACCGAAGCTAAAAATCAACAGAAGTGGTGGGGGCTACCACAGCAGGTTCATCAGACAATGGAAACGTCTTGTTCAcattggcagtttgaagtgactcaaatAATATTTTCTTGCATGTCCGATTCACAtctgttgacagtttgacaagaacatgtggtagctaactagcttgttaattgtttacaaacaaattagTGAATGTGCTTGAAAGCTAAaccgctaaccagctagctagttgactgctgtggctagctagttcaCTGCTGTGGATAGCCAAAAAGTACTCGTTTTGAAACTTGAATAATCTTATCCTTTGAGGCTTTCAAAGTGTTCTTACACTATGCTTTTTAACATTCAAAGCAACTGGTAAACGTCCATGGCAGGCATTGTTATCACCTTAGCTTGCAACATAACTTCTGAGTGATAGGAAGCACGAGCGccaccaccaatcagcctacaccACTGACCACACACCCTTAATTGCTATACCAACTAGCATAGCCAAGTAagcaaatgactgctgtctgaaaACACACAAATCCGATATTGTCACTTGAAACTTGCTATTTGGACAGTCAGTATTCCAAAATGGATTTGAGAAACAAAACTGATTTTAGCATTAAGGCCTGCAGTATGAACAAGGCTTAATTGTCTACTGACTTTAAGTTACTCCCTGCAGTTTCCACATGGCTCCTTGTCAGATCCCTTTTTCCGGTCGTATAGGCTGGCGGCAATATGACATGCAGTTCCTCACCATCAGCTTAATGGGACATCTAAATCAgctatttgccccccccccccatttgctGCTTTAACatccttcactcttctgggaaggctttccactagatgttggaacattgccccgatgacttgcttccattcagctacaagagcattagtgaggtcaggcacaaCAGCCcctgttggcactatgcattggggaaggTAGGAGGGTAGccttctcctggcatcctccaagCCCAGATttatccatcggactgccagatgatgaagcatgattcatcactccagagaacgtgatTCCACTGctgcagagtccaatggcagcgagctttacaccactctgttacaccactgttcctaggccgtcattgaaaataagaatttgttcttaactgacttgcctagtaaaataaaataaaaaaactccagccgacgcttggcattgcacatggtgaacttaggcttgtgtgcggccNNNNNNNNNNNNNNNNNNNNNNNNNNNNNNNNNNNNNNNNNNNNNNNNNNNNNNNNNNNNNNNNNNNNNNNNNNNNNNNNNNNNNNNNNNNNNNNNNNNNCTGAATTGAAAGCTTTTGGAGAGAAGACAAGGAGAGAAGTTCAATTTCTGTAGTTGCTGGTGAACATGTTATGCAGTTGAATTTAGACATTTACAGAGGGCTACATTTGAGAAAACTCAGATGTACATGTtaatgcaggtgaatgaggacccaaaagcgacttggcgaaaacagagtctttaatccagtaaagtaaatattcaatactcctagacaaatcggagcggaaaataaagcataaagaacaattccactcgtaatgacgagaacagactggagactcgatcataaactgcaggttgcctcgggaaggcacttgaccgtagcagactcagacacctgctcaccacgcagcatctgagggaaaca
This DNA window, taken from Oncorhynchus gorbuscha isolate QuinsamMale2020 ecotype Even-year linkage group LG13, OgorEven_v1.0, whole genome shotgun sequence, encodes the following:
- the LOC123993102 gene encoding porphobilinogen deaminase-like, encoding MDGPYKYIRDGNGKVSRVIRIGTRKSQLACIQTDSVAEKLKGLYPDVHIEIVGMTTTGDKILDTALSKIGEKSLFTKELETALERNEVDLVVHSLKDLPTALPPGFTIGAVLKRENPHDAVVLHPKNTGKSLDTLPDKSVIGTSSLRRAAQLKKRFPHLEFKDIRGNLNTRLKKLDEKDDFSAIILAAAGLRRMGWESRVSQILGPEDCMYAVGQGAIAIEVRAKDKDILEMVSVLHDPNTVLRCIAERAFLRRLEGGCSVPVAVHTEVKGSQLYLTGAVYSLDGSDSLKETMQTSIASDNKVEERVDEWVQRVGVTANNMPGPAQDASEKLGLDLANLLLSKGAKEILTVARELNDAR